The following coding sequences are from one Methanococcoides orientis window:
- a CDS encoding MATE family efflux transporter yields the protein MNPRARMLAEESISKVLFKLSVPATIGMVVQALYNLVDTIFVGRALGTESVQGIAGITIAFPIQMIIMGVALTIGIGSASIISRSLGSKDYKRADIALGNAISAILALSILITVLGSIYIVPLLKLFGATETILPFAFDYTRIILYGTIFFAFSMTVNNIVRAEGNAKVAMLTMLISAGLNIILDPIFIFGLDMGIEGAAIATVISQAVSAIYLVHYFRTGMSSLNFHASNLIPHSDVFRETITIGTSSFARSASGSLMIIVINNALAIYGGDIPIAVFGVVNRLFMFTFMPMIGIVQGLQPIVGFNYGAKNFDRVISSTSLAIKVTTVISMAGFLLLFLFPSQLFSIFTTDQQLIDAGRSATRIMVLALPFVGFQIVGASIYQTLGKARPAFFLSISRQVLFLIPLVLILPQFYQLKGIWIAFPISDSLSFLVTFVMLAKEYSAFKDTIA from the coding sequence ATGAACCCCAGAGCCCGGATGCTTGCAGAAGAAAGCATCTCAAAGGTCCTTTTCAAACTATCAGTGCCAGCAACCATAGGGATGGTAGTTCAGGCACTTTACAACCTCGTGGACACAATATTTGTCGGAAGAGCACTGGGGACTGAGAGTGTACAAGGAATAGCAGGTATTACAATAGCATTCCCGATCCAGATGATAATAATGGGAGTTGCACTTACAATTGGAATTGGAAGTGCTTCCATAATATCGAGAAGCCTTGGTTCAAAGGATTACAAACGTGCTGATATTGCACTTGGGAATGCCATATCTGCAATACTGGCACTCAGCATACTTATCACAGTACTGGGAAGCATTTACATTGTACCCCTTCTGAAACTGTTCGGCGCTACTGAGACAATCCTGCCATTCGCATTTGACTATACGAGAATAATATTGTACGGGACGATCTTTTTTGCATTCTCAATGACAGTCAATAATATAGTTCGCGCAGAAGGCAATGCAAAGGTTGCCATGCTGACAATGCTCATATCTGCCGGACTGAACATAATACTAGACCCTATATTCATCTTCGGCCTTGATATGGGAATAGAGGGTGCTGCCATCGCAACAGTGATATCTCAGGCAGTCAGCGCCATCTATCTGGTACATTATTTCAGAACTGGAATGAGCAGCCTGAACTTTCATGCAAGTAACCTCATCCCTCATTCAGATGTTTTCAGAGAGACAATTACCATCGGAACATCCTCTTTTGCAAGAAGTGCATCAGGAAGCCTGATGATCATTGTAATAAACAATGCACTGGCGATATACGGAGGAGATATACCCATAGCGGTCTTTGGTGTTGTCAACCGCCTTTTCATGTTCACATTTATGCCAATGATAGGCATAGTGCAGGGATTGCAGCCTATTGTAGGATTTAATTATGGTGCTAAAAACTTTGACAGGGTCATTAGCTCAACATCACTTGCCATAAAGGTCACCACCGTAATATCGATGGCAGGATTCCTGTTACTGTTCCTATTCCCATCCCAGCTGTTCAGCATCTTTACCACAGACCAGCAATTGATAGACGCAGGCAGGTCTGCCACACGCATCATGGTGCTTGCATTGCCATTTGTCGGATTCCAGATAGTAGGAGCATCCATCTACCAGACACTTGGAAAAGCAAGACCTGCATTCTTCCTTTCCATCAGTCGACAGGTCCTCTTTTTGATACCCCTGGTATTGATACTCCCCCAATTTTACCAGCTGAAAGGAATCTGGATAGCTTTCCCGATATCCGATAGCCTCTCATTCCTTGTGACATTCGTAATGCTGGCAAAGGAATACAGCGCTTTTAAGGACACCATTGCATGA
- a CDS encoding UbiA family prenyltransferase — protein sequence MAEKTVISTTQLSYPKNNNNSSNHLVLPDISRLWPTLHLLNSSTLVSISGALRIYLAFLLLQMQFNLLSCVAGGLVVYAVYTLDRALDSEEDAVNRSELTGARRDVALFVSLLAFLAGAYFLFLDGILLLAFLPLVTGYLYSKGLKVGKYHLKLKGGLGVKNLVVGTTWGAFIAGIAGWYAESLFPVIAVFLFFGIKLFVNSSVYDFKDIKGDALAGIKTLPVSLGPQRTRDLLLGMHLFSHSLLGLLILSDTIAYEPIILVYSFLAGMICIHRFTVPTENESKGRMHKRLFVVDGESSVVVGLKAFTGM from the coding sequence ATGGCTGAAAAAACAGTAATTTCCACAACTCAGTTAAGCTATCCGAAAAACAACAACAATAGCAGCAATCACTTAGTTCTCCCGGACATTTCTAGGCTATGGCCAACCCTGCATCTGTTGAACAGTTCCACGCTGGTTTCAATTTCAGGGGCTTTGAGGATATATCTTGCTTTCCTTCTGCTCCAGATGCAATTCAATCTTCTCTCTTGTGTTGCAGGTGGGTTGGTCGTCTATGCAGTATATACACTGGATCGTGCACTTGATTCTGAAGAAGATGCTGTCAACAGGTCTGAGCTTACAGGTGCGAGAAGGGATGTAGCACTTTTCGTTTCGTTGCTTGCATTTTTAGCAGGTGCTTATTTCCTGTTCCTCGATGGAATATTACTTCTCGCATTCCTTCCTCTTGTTACCGGTTATCTTTACAGTAAAGGGCTAAAGGTCGGCAAATACCATTTAAAACTAAAAGGTGGTCTTGGAGTAAAAAATCTTGTTGTGGGTACAACATGGGGTGCCTTCATTGCCGGTATTGCAGGCTGGTATGCTGAGAGTCTTTTCCCTGTGATCGCAGTTTTCCTTTTCTTTGGGATCAAACTTTTTGTTAATTCATCTGTCTATGACTTCAAGGACATTAAGGGTGATGCTCTTGCAGGCATCAAGACTCTGCCAGTGAGTCTTGGTCCACAAAGGACCCGTGATCTCCTGCTGGGCATGCATCTGTTCTCGCACTCTCTTCTGGGACTTTTGATACTTTCAGATACCATTGCCTATGAGCCTATTATTCTGGTCTACAGCTTCCTCGCAGGAATGATCTGCATACATCGGTTCACAGTACCTACGGAAAATGAGTCAAAGGGCAGAATGCACAAGCGCCTGTTCGTTGTAGATGGTGAATCAAGTGTGGTGGTAGGATTAAAGGCATTTACAGGGATGTAA
- a CDS encoding helix-turn-helix transcriptional regulator: protein MQLKSTGLLSILTFSEKRKDLLFLLEKGPRSLSQIREHFNVSSPEISPRLKEMEAANFIYKDEKEYHITPIGRVAAKYLRPLVDTLHSIEKNEAFWKEHILEGIPQHLLDRICELGECSIHEEGLENIYDSHKIFINSIAEAKEVYGVSSIFIPSYPEFFSNLSKNNVPTSLILTRNVFEKVKNEYTEMMQSCLDSDTTRLYLIDNAKVAFVATDNFFSLSLFFKNGSYDPQRDLVGTGDTIANWGKELFEHYKKEAREITSL from the coding sequence ATGCAACTGAAATCAACAGGGCTACTAAGCATTTTAACATTTTCTGAAAAACGAAAGGACCTCCTGTTCCTATTAGAAAAAGGACCACGATCATTATCCCAAATAAGGGAACATTTTAACGTCAGTTCTCCAGAGATCTCACCCCGATTGAAAGAAATGGAAGCTGCCAACTTTATCTACAAGGATGAAAAAGAGTATCACATAACCCCCATTGGCAGAGTTGCAGCCAAATACCTGAGACCACTGGTCGATACACTTCACTCAATAGAGAAAAATGAGGCATTTTGGAAAGAACACATCCTGGAAGGCATTCCACAACACCTTCTTGACAGAATATGTGAACTTGGTGAGTGTTCCATCCATGAAGAAGGTCTTGAGAACATATACGATTCCCACAAGATATTCATTAATAGTATTGCCGAAGCAAAAGAGGTCTACGGAGTTTCATCAATATTCATACCGAGCTATCCGGAATTTTTCTCAAACCTTTCAAAGAACAACGTACCCACATCCCTTATATTAACAAGGAACGTCTTTGAAAAAGTGAAAAATGAGTACACCGAAATGATGCAGAGCTGTTTGGATTCAGACACAACAAGGCTTTACCTTATTGACAATGCGAAGGTTGCATTCGTCGCAACTGACAACTTCTTTTCCCTGTCCCTATTTTTCAAGAATGGGAGCTATGACCCACAAAGAGATCTGGTAGGCACAGGAGATACCATTGCAAACTGGGGAAAGGAACTCTTTGAGCATTACAAAAAAGAGGCAAGGGAAATTACATCCCTGTAA
- the purH gene encoding bifunctional phosphoribosylaminoimidazolecarboxamide formyltransferase/IMP cyclohydrolase, with protein MVKRALLSVSDKTGIVEFARGLEQLNIEIISTGGTARMLRDAGIETTDVSEVTGFPEMMGGRVKTLHPRIHGGLLCLREDASHMGEAEKESIELIDMVAVNLYPFEITISKEGVNLEEAIENIDIGGPTLLRSAAKNYSSVAVVCDPDDYGHILKELRSSGVVSDQTRETLAVKAFRHTADYDSTIDTYLSKTLLGEDVLRMNFTDGVKLRYGENWHQEATFYKEKGIEGPALSNAKQLHGKELSYNNYVDADNALQTIKEVGNKKPAVAIVKHNNPCGLATGNTLTEALQHAWDGDPISAFGSIICTNTVFDMESAEFLKGKFVEIILAPGFEHDALEYLKEKSANLRLLELPQFNESFDTDSTYKYVIGGMLKQQRNIGLYEKWDCVTDAQYPEEKRELSEFCIAACKSTKSNSVTLAYEYSEGCFVMLSMGAGQPNRVDSIRKLATTKAKENLEKIYEREKPDMPFEEYWESILSECVMASDAFFPFDDSIIHADESNIRYIISPGGSIRDDEVITTANRLNISMVFTGMRHFLH; from the coding sequence TTGGTAAAAAGAGCACTGCTGAGCGTCTCTGACAAAACTGGAATCGTAGAGTTTGCAAGAGGACTGGAGCAACTGAACATAGAGATCATATCGACTGGCGGAACTGCAAGGATGCTCCGTGATGCGGGTATTGAGACTACCGATGTCTCAGAAGTGACAGGATTCCCTGAAATGATGGGAGGCCGTGTAAAGACCTTGCATCCAAGGATACACGGTGGCCTTTTGTGCCTTAGGGAAGATGCTTCACACATGGGAGAAGCAGAAAAGGAATCAATAGAGCTTATCGACATGGTTGCAGTCAACCTCTATCCATTTGAGATAACCATCTCAAAGGAAGGTGTTAACCTGGAAGAGGCGATCGAGAACATCGATATTGGCGGACCTACATTGTTACGTTCTGCTGCAAAGAACTATTCATCTGTTGCCGTAGTATGCGACCCCGATGATTATGGACATATCCTCAAGGAATTAAGATCATCCGGTGTTGTTTCTGACCAGACAAGGGAAACACTTGCAGTAAAGGCATTCCGCCACACTGCGGACTATGACAGCACCATTGACACATACCTGAGCAAAACACTGCTTGGAGAGGATGTTCTACGCATGAACTTCACAGATGGTGTCAAACTGCGTTATGGTGAGAACTGGCACCAGGAAGCAACATTTTACAAAGAGAAGGGAATTGAAGGTCCTGCACTCTCAAATGCAAAACAACTGCATGGAAAGGAGCTTTCCTATAACAACTACGTTGATGCCGACAATGCACTCCAGACCATCAAAGAGGTCGGGAACAAGAAACCAGCTGTTGCTATTGTCAAGCACAATAACCCCTGCGGACTTGCAACTGGAAATACCCTTACTGAAGCATTGCAGCATGCATGGGACGGCGACCCAATATCCGCCTTTGGCAGTATAATCTGTACGAACACCGTATTCGACATGGAATCCGCAGAATTCCTCAAAGGAAAGTTCGTCGAGATCATTCTGGCACCTGGATTCGAGCATGATGCACTGGAATACCTGAAGGAAAAAAGCGCAAACCTTCGCTTGCTTGAGCTTCCACAGTTCAATGAGAGCTTTGATACAGATAGCACATACAAGTATGTCATTGGAGGCATGCTGAAACAGCAAAGGAACATCGGCCTCTACGAGAAATGGGACTGTGTGACAGATGCACAATACCCTGAAGAGAAGCGGGAACTATCAGAGTTCTGTATCGCTGCCTGTAAGAGTACAAAGTCAAACTCTGTAACTCTGGCATATGAATATAGTGAAGGATGTTTCGTGATGCTTTCCATGGGTGCAGGACAACCAAACCGTGTTGATTCCATCCGCAAGCTTGCAACCACAAAAGCAAAAGAGAACCTTGAAAAGATCTATGAAAGGGAAAAGCCGGATATGCCCTTTGAAGAGTACTGGGAATCCATACTTTCCGAATGTGTCATGGCATCAGATGCTTTCTTCCCATTCGACGACAGCATAATTCATGCTGACGAAAGCAACATCAGATACATCATATCCCCGGGCGGATCGATCAGGGATGATGAGGTCATCACCACTGCAAATCGCCTGAACATATCCATGGTCTTCACAGGAATGAGACACTTCCTGCACTGA
- a CDS encoding phosphoadenosine phosphosulfate reductase domain-containing protein, translating into MSKPVYLGKLLLHWCSNCNVPVLGKKCSCGESTQKVEVTPPGDIRPAFQYDIDNINAVSMKQFNAPLIPEGHLVVMNKAPYDDRMEEIIVDGEVLASIRFEIEKLQWVLLPRLPGARRLFEGKDLKDMRGWVVLDSGAVNFILKGASVLAPGIVDADPEIQNSDETVVLTPEGDIIAAGRARMSGADMLEHKRGVGVKTRWKGKPEKLNVPEGGQTWDDAVEANSEILDRFEEKAHSFIKNVNETVKKPVTVSYSGGKDSLAVLQLTSECLENYDLLFADTGLEFPETIENVKEIEKLYNRPLRTKDAKEAFWDSVDNFGPPSVEARWCCKVCKLGPITQIIEENYENGCLTFIGQRKYESDARAKSERVWKNPWVGNQVGASPIQDWTAMHVWLYIFKTKVPYNVMYERGFDRIGCWLCPSSSLADIVRLKETHPQMEKRLNDYLLEYAERMGLSKEWVDHGLWRWQTLPPAIAEVAKQKGINIIPKSEVKGDLNFAVTSGYRPCREGGMSAEGSFGIALDMELIESTGQLRAAGKPAYIEGVASVQHEDDRAQIFASGTITARGNDEKSARKFMTNVERSVRRALKCMGCGVCVGKCPNNSITIKDEKAVIGKTCIHCGACIDICPIVKFG; encoded by the coding sequence ATGTCAAAACCTGTATATCTTGGAAAACTGCTTCTCCACTGGTGCAGTAATTGTAATGTACCCGTACTTGGGAAGAAATGCAGTTGTGGAGAGAGCACTCAAAAGGTAGAGGTCACCCCTCCCGGAGATATACGTCCGGCATTCCAGTACGATATAGATAACATCAATGCCGTTTCAATGAAGCAGTTCAACGCACCGCTTATACCGGAAGGACATCTTGTTGTGATGAACAAAGCCCCATACGATGACAGGATGGAAGAGATCATCGTTGATGGAGAAGTTCTCGCAAGCATTCGTTTTGAGATAGAGAAACTCCAGTGGGTACTATTGCCAAGACTGCCCGGCGCAAGACGTCTTTTCGAAGGGAAGGACCTCAAAGATATGAGAGGATGGGTCGTACTGGACAGCGGAGCTGTGAATTTCATATTAAAGGGTGCAAGCGTACTTGCACCGGGAATCGTTGATGCCGACCCTGAGATACAGAATTCCGATGAAACGGTCGTACTTACCCCCGAAGGAGATATCATCGCTGCCGGTCGAGCACGCATGTCAGGTGCCGATATGCTGGAACACAAGCGTGGTGTCGGAGTCAAGACCCGCTGGAAAGGCAAGCCTGAGAAACTGAACGTTCCGGAAGGTGGGCAGACCTGGGACGATGCCGTAGAGGCAAACTCGGAAATCCTCGATCGTTTTGAGGAGAAAGCACATTCATTTATCAAAAACGTCAACGAAACCGTTAAAAAACCGGTCACGGTCTCATATTCCGGTGGCAAGGACAGTCTTGCGGTACTACAGCTGACAAGTGAATGCCTGGAAAATTATGATCTTCTCTTTGCAGATACCGGACTGGAATTCCCTGAAACCATCGAAAATGTAAAAGAGATCGAGAAATTATACAATAGACCACTCAGGACAAAAGATGCAAAGGAAGCATTCTGGGACAGCGTTGATAATTTTGGACCGCCATCTGTGGAAGCACGCTGGTGCTGCAAGGTATGTAAGCTCGGCCCCATCACACAGATAATCGAAGAGAACTACGAGAACGGATGTCTCACTTTTATCGGCCAGAGAAAGTATGAGTCCGATGCCCGGGCAAAGAGCGAACGTGTGTGGAAGAACCCATGGGTAGGAAACCAGGTGGGTGCATCCCCAATACAGGACTGGACCGCAATGCACGTCTGGCTTTATATTTTCAAGACAAAGGTACCATACAACGTGATGTATGAACGCGGTTTTGACAGAATCGGATGCTGGCTGTGCCCGTCCTCATCACTGGCAGACATTGTGCGTTTAAAGGAAACACACCCACAGATGGAAAAGAGACTTAATGACTACCTGCTGGAATATGCAGAACGTATGGGACTCTCAAAAGAATGGGTGGACCACGGATTGTGGAGATGGCAAACCCTGCCGCCTGCCATTGCAGAAGTGGCAAAACAGAAAGGGATAAATATCATACCAAAGAGCGAAGTAAAGGGCGACCTGAACTTTGCTGTGACCTCCGGATACAGGCCATGTCGCGAAGGTGGAATGTCTGCAGAAGGTAGTTTTGGCATTGCACTTGATATGGAACTTATTGAAAGCACCGGACAGCTTCGTGCTGCCGGAAAGCCTGCTTATATTGAGGGAGTGGCTTCAGTACAGCATGAAGATGACCGTGCACAGATCTTTGCCTCAGGAACTATCACTGCAAGAGGCAATGACGAGAAGAGTGCACGCAAATTCATGACCAATGTGGAAAGATCTGTCAGACGTGCCCTGAAATGCATGGGTTGTGGCGTCTGCGTGGGGAAATGCCCAAACAACTCCATCACCATCAAGGACGAAAAAGCAGTCATTGGAAAAACATGCATCCACTGTGGCGCCTGTATTGACATTTGCCCGATCGTGAAATTTGGCTGA
- a CDS encoding CRISPR-associated protein Cas4 has protein sequence MPLINLKLHANVSELTLYLKCPRQVYYAYRNHKLAPEITPEYLEHMMLKELSLGYPDAIERTTDEKQNIHDELNIEMERVKAELELIYSTELRDLPHKVLETAENIVSEQIDSIAANLSESIRKHGREEIIQMIRPCRTEPVLHSDKLKMTGIPSAIVHYKEKMVPLSIRTGKYPDSGVWANDRIHIAAIAMLLEDNYEDSVEHGFVQYARHGNIRKVKIRPEDRRQVLKIRKRVDTIKEGILPEKKEGPICKYCSFAKFCTTKKSSLASKLF, from the coding sequence ATGCCCTTGATAAATCTCAAACTGCATGCAAATGTTTCTGAACTGACCCTTTACCTGAAGTGTCCCCGCCAAGTATACTATGCATACCGAAACCATAAGCTTGCCCCAGAGATAACTCCTGAATACCTCGAGCACATGATGTTAAAGGAACTTTCTCTTGGATATCCGGATGCTATTGAGAGAACTACGGATGAGAAACAGAATATCCATGACGAACTTAACATCGAAATGGAACGAGTAAAGGCCGAGCTGGAACTAATATATTCTACCGAACTACGGGACCTACCTCACAAAGTACTGGAAACTGCTGAAAATATTGTTTCTGAGCAGATCGACAGCATTGCTGCGAACCTTTCGGAATCTATCAGGAAACATGGCCGGGAAGAGATCATACAGATGATAAGACCATGTCGTACAGAGCCAGTGCTGCATTCTGATAAATTGAAGATGACAGGCATACCTTCTGCAATCGTGCACTACAAAGAAAAGATGGTACCACTTAGTATCAGAACAGGCAAATACCCGGATTCCGGCGTTTGGGCAAATGACAGGATCCACATTGCAGCTATTGCGATGCTTCTCGAGGACAACTACGAGGATAGTGTCGAGCATGGTTTTGTACAATACGCAAGACATGGGAATATCCGAAAAGTTAAGATCAGACCAGAAGACCGCCGACAGGTCCTGAAGATACGAAAGCGTGTTGACACTATAAAGGAAGGTATCCTGCCTGAAAAGAAAGAAGGGCCTATCTGCAAATATTGTAGTTTTGCAAAATTCTGCACTACTAAGAAGTCATCCCTTGCTTCCAAACTCTTTTGA
- a CDS encoding helix-turn-helix domain-containing protein, with product MTEDMAHENIRQRLAEKMAGEITLSEKPGEALKKWRLNFDIAQTDLSGYLGVSPSVISDYESGRRKSPGTLIVSKIVDALLEIDTSKGGQKIHSYEGMLYTDPGAKAVYATYEYTYPIQLAKLATLIEADVVNKGVEKPLYGFTVVDSKKAILELSSHEFQKLYGWSTERAMIFTKVSTGKSPMVAIRVTNLKPGAVVIHGIRGNQVDPMARKMAEIDRIPLLATTMDIDELVDVLKKYSQYHIIE from the coding sequence ATGACCGAAGATATGGCCCATGAGAACATCCGTCAGCGTCTGGCTGAAAAGATGGCAGGTGAGATTACTTTATCTGAGAAGCCCGGAGAGGCTTTGAAGAAGTGGCGATTGAACTTTGATATTGCCCAAACCGATCTGTCTGGTTATCTTGGTGTATCCCCTTCTGTGATAAGTGATTATGAAAGTGGCAGAAGGAAATCTCCTGGTACTCTTATTGTAAGCAAGATCGTAGATGCACTTTTGGAGATAGATACCTCCAAAGGTGGACAGAAGATCCATAGCTATGAAGGTATGCTTTATACGGATCCGGGCGCCAAGGCAGTGTATGCCACGTATGAGTATACGTATCCTATACAGCTTGCAAAGCTTGCAACCCTGATCGAAGCAGATGTTGTGAACAAAGGAGTTGAAAAGCCGCTTTACGGTTTCACTGTTGTGGACAGTAAAAAGGCAATTCTTGAGCTTTCATCCCATGAGTTCCAGAAATTGTATGGCTGGAGCACCGAACGTGCAATGATATTCACAAAGGTTTCCACCGGAAAATCACCAATGGTGGCTATCCGCGTCACGAATCTGAAACCAGGTGCAGTGGTCATTCACGGAATAAGGGGTAATCAGGTCGATCCGATGGCCAGGAAGATGGCAGAGATAGATCGGATACCACTTCTTGCAACGACAATGGATATTGATGAACTGGTGGATGTCCTGAAAAAGTACAGCCAGTATCATATAATCGAGTGA
- a CDS encoding hydroxymethylglutaryl-CoA synthase: MSVGIVSYGAYIPKYRIKVEDIARVWGDDADILSAGLMVNEKSVPDMDEDTATIAVEAARSAVARNNLDPKRIGAVYTGSESHPYAVKPTSTIVAEAIEATPVMTAADFEFACKAGTAAIQACMGLVSSGMVDLGLAIGADVSQGAPGDALEYTAAAGGVACIIGNKESEMVAVIEDTYSFTTDTPDFWRREGMPYPEHGGRFTGEPGYFKHVSGAAKGLMEKMGTSPSDYDNAVFHQPNGKFPSRVAKMLGFSKEQIKPGLVVPRLGNTYSGSCMMGIAATLDQAKPGDRIFATAFGSGAGGDAFSFRVTDKIDEVRDAAPTVEGLLADPIYMDYAMYAKHKGKIRLG; the protein is encoded by the coding sequence ATGAGTGTAGGGATTGTCTCGTATGGTGCTTATATTCCTAAATACAGGATAAAAGTAGAAGATATTGCCCGTGTATGGGGAGATGACGCAGATATTCTCAGTGCAGGTCTGATGGTAAATGAAAAATCAGTGCCTGACATGGATGAGGACACTGCTACAATTGCAGTGGAGGCTGCAAGGTCCGCAGTAGCACGAAACAACCTAGATCCCAAACGTATTGGAGCCGTTTATACGGGTTCTGAAAGCCACCCTTATGCTGTAAAACCTACAAGTACTATTGTGGCTGAGGCTATTGAGGCAACACCAGTTATGACTGCAGCTGATTTTGAATTTGCCTGTAAGGCAGGTACGGCTGCGATCCAGGCATGTATGGGTCTGGTCTCCAGTGGAATGGTAGATCTTGGACTGGCTATTGGTGCCGATGTTTCCCAGGGAGCTCCTGGCGATGCACTGGAATACACTGCAGCAGCAGGTGGTGTCGCCTGTATCATCGGTAACAAGGAATCTGAGATGGTAGCAGTTATTGAGGATACTTACTCATTTACTACTGATACCCCTGATTTCTGGAGACGTGAGGGTATGCCTTATCCTGAGCACGGTGGAAGGTTCACCGGAGAGCCGGGATATTTCAAGCACGTAAGTGGTGCTGCAAAGGGTCTGATGGAAAAGATGGGTACATCACCTTCTGATTATGATAATGCTGTTTTCCACCAGCCAAATGGTAAATTCCCTTCAAGGGTCGCCAAGATGCTGGGATTCAGCAAAGAGCAGATCAAACCCGGTCTGGTCGTCCCAAGGTTGGGCAACACATACTCCGGCTCATGTATGATGGGTATTGCCGCAACACTTGACCAGGCAAAACCAGGTGACAGGATATTCGCAACAGCATTCGGTTCAGGAGCTGGCGGAGATGCCTTCAGTTTCAGAGTGACCGATAAGATCGATGAGGTACGCGATGCAGCACCTACAGTTGAAGGACTGCTGGCAGATCCGATCTATATGGACTATGCAATGTATGCCAAGCATAAAGGAAAGATCAGGCTCGGATGA
- a CDS encoding thiolase domain-containing protein, producing MRDVAIIGVKNTKFGEMWERSFRDIVVEAGIGAIEDSGVSGDRLDGMYVGNMSGGQFVEQEHIGALIADYSGLSLDLHIPSTRVEAACASGGLAFRQAVMAVASGHEDIVMAAGVEKMTDVSSTAASSALAAAADREWEGIMGATFPGLYAMIARMHMDKYGTTSEQMASVAVKNHKNGSMNPIAQYKSPITVDSVLNSIMVADPLHIFDCSPITDGAAAVVLAPADIAHEYTDTPIYIKATAQASDTIALHDRRDITTLDASVSAGKRAFEMAKMTPADIDLVEVHDCFTIAEICAIEDLGFAKKGEGGKMTEDGETAIGGKVAVNTSGGLKSCGHPVGATGIKQVVEVTQQLRGEAGGRQVDGAEVGMTHNVGGSGATAVVHILARER from the coding sequence ATGAGAGATGTAGCAATTATTGGTGTAAAGAACACAAAGTTCGGTGAGATGTGGGAACGCTCCTTCAGGGATATCGTTGTGGAAGCAGGTATCGGAGCTATTGAGGATTCCGGAGTTAGCGGCGACAGGCTGGATGGCATGTATGTCGGTAACATGAGTGGGGGTCAGTTTGTTGAGCAGGAGCACATTGGTGCTTTGATCGCTGATTATTCAGGTCTGTCATTGGACCTTCATATTCCTTCAACACGTGTGGAAGCAGCCTGTGCCTCAGGTGGCCTTGCATTCAGGCAGGCCGTTATGGCAGTTGCTTCAGGCCATGAGGATATTGTGATGGCAGCAGGTGTTGAAAAGATGACCGATGTTTCATCCACAGCAGCTTCTTCAGCTCTGGCAGCAGCGGCAGACCGTGAGTGGGAAGGCATAATGGGTGCAACGTTCCCGGGTCTTTATGCAATGATCGCAAGGATGCACATGGACAAGTATGGCACAACCAGTGAACAGATGGCATCTGTGGCGGTCAAGAATCACAAGAATGGTTCCATGAACCCTATTGCACAGTACAAGAGCCCTATAACCGTGGACAGTGTACTGAACTCTATCATGGTGGCAGATCCATTACACATATTCGACTGCTCTCCGATAACAGATGGTGCTGCGGCAGTTGTTCTGGCTCCTGCGGATATTGCACATGAGTACACAGATACTCCTATTTACATAAAAGCAACAGCACAGGCAAGCGATACCATTGCACTGCATGACCGTCGTGACATCACAACACTGGATGCATCCGTGTCAGCAGGCAAGCGTGCATTCGAGATGGCAAAGATGACACCAGCTGACATTGACCTTGTTGAGGTCCATGACTGTTTCACCATTGCTGAGATATGTGCTATCGAGGACCTTGGCTTTGCAAAGAAAGGCGAGGGTGGAAAGATGACCGAAGATGGAGAAACAGCAATTGGCGGCAAAGTAGCTGTGAACACTTCAGGTGGTCTGAAATCATGTGGTCATCCTGTTGGTGCTACCGGTATCAAGCAGGTTGTGGAGGTCACACAGCAATTGCGCGGCGAGGCTGGCGGACGTCAGGTAGACGGTGCTGAGGTAGGAATGACCCACAACGTCGGAGGTTCCGGCGCGACAGCAGTTGTACACATTTTAGCGAGGGAGAGGTGA